The following are encoded in a window of Mycobacterium decipiens genomic DNA:
- the hcaB gene encoding 3-(cis-5,6-dihydroxycyclohexa-1,3-dien-1-yl)propanoate dehydrogenase yields MSGWLAGKRALVVGGGSGIGRAVVDAFRAEGAQVAVLERDRGKCATLRDQLPDVPVVEGDATTREANDRGVAAAVDAFGGLDTLVNCVGVFDFYKGITEIDGDDLSDAFDEMFRTNVLSHLQSVKAAVSELASQGGASIVLAESTSSFYPGRGGVLYVSSKFAVRGLVTTLAYELAPHVRVNGVAPGGTLNTDLRGLKSLSQNDIRLDAKTDRACELAGRTRLNVALSGEDHAWSFVFLASDRSRGITGSTTHPDGGASMGAPKHVQTS; encoded by the coding sequence ATGAGTGGATGGCTTGCCGGCAAGCGCGCTCTGGTCGTGGGTGGGGGCTCCGGAATCGGTAGGGCGGTCGTTGATGCATTCCGCGCCGAAGGTGCGCAGGTAGCCGTGCTGGAACGCGACCGCGGCAAATGCGCGACGCTGCGCGATCAACTGCCCGACGTGCCTGTGGTTGAGGGGGATGCGACTACTCGCGAAGCCAACGATCGCGGGGTCGCCGCCGCGGTGGACGCCTTTGGCGGGTTGGACACACTGGTCAACTGTGTCGGTGTCTTCGACTTCTACAAGGGGATTACCGAGATCGACGGCGACGACCTTAGCGATGCATTCGACGAGATGTTCCGGACCAATGTGCTGAGCCATCTTCAGTCTGTCAAGGCCGCGGTGTCCGAGCTTGCGTCTCAGGGGGGAGCTTCTATTGTGCTCGCCGAGTCGACATCGTCGTTTTATCCGGGTCGCGGAGGAGTGCTGTACGTATCTTCGAAATTCGCGGTGCGCGGCCTGGTCACCACGCTGGCCTACGAACTGGCGCCACACGTTCGAGTGAATGGTGTGGCGCCTGGCGGGACGCTGAACACCGACCTTCGTGGTTTGAAGAGCCTGTCTCAGAACGACATCCGACTTGATGCGAAGACCGACCGGGCGTGCGAGCTCGCTGGGCGAACTCGGCTCAATGTCGCGCTCTCCGGCGAAGATCACGCCTGGAGCTTTGTATTTCTTGCGTCCGACCGATCCCGAGGCATCACGGGTAGCACCACACACCCCGACGGCGGAGCCAGCATGGGCGCGCCCAAACACGTGCAGACTAGTTGA
- the pcaG gene encoding protocatechuate 3,4-dioxygenase subunit alpha has product MTTALTATPGQTAGPFFGCALPFERGNELVPPGAPGAIRLHGVVMDGAGTPVPDALIEIWQADADGVIPAATGSLRRDGWTFTGWGRAGTDDTGHYSFTTVKPGGLHENPAPFIAVTVFARGLLNRLFTRAYLPGDRLGDDKLITSLPAERRYTLIAVPDEHGFRFDIKLHGDNETVFLRYPGHRR; this is encoded by the coding sequence ATGACCACGGCACTCACCGCCACTCCGGGCCAGACCGCGGGCCCATTCTTCGGTTGCGCGCTGCCCTTCGAGCGCGGCAACGAGCTGGTGCCGCCCGGAGCGCCCGGGGCCATCCGACTACACGGCGTGGTTATGGACGGTGCGGGCACACCCGTTCCAGACGCACTCATCGAGATCTGGCAGGCCGACGCCGACGGTGTGATCCCGGCCGCCACCGGCTCGCTGCGCCGAGACGGCTGGACCTTCACCGGCTGGGGCCGCGCTGGCACCGACGACACCGGTCACTACAGCTTCACCACGGTGAAACCTGGTGGATTGCATGAGAATCCCGCACCGTTCATCGCGGTGACCGTGTTTGCCCGAGGGCTACTGAACCGACTGTTCACCCGCGCCTACCTGCCCGGCGATCGACTGGGGGACGACAAGCTGATCACATCGCTGCCCGCCGAGCGCCGCTACACCCTGATCGCTGTGCCCGACGAGCACGGCTTCCGCTTCGACATCAAGCTGCATGGCGACAACGAGACAGTATTTCTGCGCTACCCGGGACATCGGCGATGA
- a CDS encoding 3-phenylpropionate/cinnamic acid dioxygenase subunit beta has protein sequence MTSTQQSAPAGFRRGRPIETHSERAVLGGHAPRLQRMAQSLLFNDDRHLQAHKFLVDEAYLLDAQRYREWLDLLTDDIHYLMPVRVTTALGAGFDTSPGMAHFDENKYSLSRRVARFCTEHAWTEDPPSRLRHYITNVRTFATEVDAHVVVESAELLFRSRGDVNEGALVSCGREDLLRFNGQRWQLARRTILIDESVIRMQNLALFL, from the coding sequence ATGACGAGTACCCAACAGTCGGCCCCCGCCGGATTCCGCCGGGGACGTCCGATAGAGACCCATTCGGAGCGGGCGGTCCTCGGCGGTCATGCGCCACGCCTGCAACGGATGGCGCAATCATTGCTATTCAACGATGATCGGCACCTTCAGGCACATAAGTTCCTGGTCGATGAAGCGTATCTGCTTGACGCACAGCGGTATCGTGAATGGTTGGATCTGCTGACCGATGACATCCACTACCTCATGCCGGTGCGGGTCACCACCGCACTCGGCGCCGGTTTCGACACCTCGCCGGGCATGGCCCATTTCGACGAGAACAAGTACTCGCTAAGCCGACGGGTGGCGCGGTTTTGCACCGAGCATGCCTGGACCGAGGATCCGCCGTCGAGACTGCGGCACTACATCACGAACGTTCGTACCTTCGCCACCGAAGTCGACGCACACGTGGTCGTCGAATCGGCCGAATTGCTCTTCCGCAGCCGGGGCGATGTCAACGAAGGTGCCTTGGTTTCGTGCGGCCGCGAAGACCTATTGCGCTTCAACGGCCAGCGGTGGCAGTTGGCGCGGCGCACCATCTTGATCGATGAGTCGGTCATCCGGATGCAGAACCTGGCGCTGTTCCTATGA
- a CDS encoding aromatic ring-hydroxylating dioxygenase subunit alpha: MVNHRQVFDDVRRGMIPAHIYNDPELFELEKERLFSRAWLFVAHESEIPQDGDYVVRRILDDSFIIARDSQGEIRAMFNMCLHRGMQVCRAEMGNASNFRCPYHGWSYRNDGRIIGLPFHHDAYGGEDGFRKKGQTLLPAPSLASYNGLIFISMDPDAEPLGEFLGDFKFYLDFYTKQSGHGLEVHGPQRWRIKANWKIGVENFAGDMYHTPQTHASVVEIGLFREPKAEKRKHGATYWAHKGGGTTYKLPPGTFEERLRYVGYPDDMINRIKGVWTPEQQKLVGDDGFMISAASCFPNLSFVHNWPKVEDGSDVLPFISIRMWQPIDEHETEVYSWFAVDSAAPEAYKRDSYRAYLMCFGSTGMFEQDDVENWVSLTNTAAGSMARRLRLNSRMGLLADGRPVVEPLPPQQFHGPGVAHVGYNEHNQRSLLGLWADHLESPPAPSRRTDIGTYNPDGITPLAQTNRAKSAHQSNNEEPVRLP, translated from the coding sequence ATGGTCAATCACCGCCAAGTCTTCGACGACGTTCGCCGCGGCATGATTCCCGCGCATATCTACAACGACCCCGAACTCTTCGAACTCGAGAAGGAACGGCTGTTCAGTCGTGCCTGGCTGTTTGTCGCGCACGAGTCCGAGATCCCGCAGGATGGCGACTACGTCGTCCGACGGATCCTCGACGACTCGTTCATCATTGCCCGTGATTCGCAGGGCGAGATCCGGGCGATGTTCAACATGTGCCTGCACCGCGGTATGCAGGTATGCCGCGCCGAGATGGGCAATGCCTCAAACTTTCGTTGCCCCTACCACGGGTGGTCCTACCGCAATGACGGCCGGATCATCGGTCTGCCCTTCCATCACGACGCCTACGGCGGGGAGGACGGGTTCCGGAAGAAGGGCCAGACGCTATTGCCGGCGCCCAGCCTGGCTAGCTACAACGGTCTGATCTTCATCAGCATGGATCCGGATGCTGAGCCGCTCGGGGAATTCCTGGGGGACTTCAAGTTCTACCTTGACTTCTACACCAAGCAGAGCGGCCACGGGCTGGAAGTGCATGGACCACAACGCTGGCGCATTAAAGCGAATTGGAAGATCGGCGTCGAGAACTTCGCCGGCGATATGTACCACACGCCTCAGACTCACGCCTCTGTCGTGGAGATCGGCTTGTTCCGCGAACCCAAGGCCGAGAAGCGCAAGCACGGAGCGACGTACTGGGCGCACAAGGGTGGTGGAACCACGTACAAGCTTCCGCCGGGGACGTTCGAAGAACGGTTGCGCTACGTCGGGTACCCCGACGATATGATCAACCGGATCAAGGGTGTTTGGACGCCCGAGCAGCAAAAATTGGTCGGTGACGACGGCTTCATGATCTCGGCGGCATCGTGCTTTCCGAACCTGAGCTTCGTGCACAATTGGCCCAAGGTTGAAGACGGCAGTGACGTGTTGCCGTTCATCTCGATCCGGATGTGGCAGCCAATCGACGAGCACGAGACCGAGGTCTATTCGTGGTTCGCGGTCGATTCGGCCGCACCCGAAGCGTACAAAAGGGATTCCTATAGGGCCTATCTCATGTGTTTCGGCTCGACCGGGATGTTCGAGCAGGACGATGTGGAGAACTGGGTCTCGCTCACCAATACGGCCGCAGGTTCGATGGCACGTCGACTGCGCCTGAATAGTCGGATGGGCCTGCTCGCCGATGGCCGCCCGGTCGTCGAACCGCTACCGCCACAACAGTTCCACGGGCCCGGGGTGGCACACGTCGGTTACAACGAACACAATCAGCGATCGCTGCTCGGGTTGTGGGCCGACCATCTTGAGTCGCCGCCAGCGCCAAGCCGCCGGACCGACATCGGCACCTACAACCCCGACGGAATCACCCCGCTCGCACAGACCAACCGGGCAAAGTCGGCACACCAGAGCAACAACGAAGAGCCGGTGAGGCTGCCATGA
- the pcaC gene encoding 4-carboxymuconolactone decarboxylase: MTVPRLVGTDFGGPAEADVLLLGPSLGTCAKTLWAATAERLGKQVRVVGWDLPGHGGSPAAASPFTIAELAAAVLALADDVTRAGQFHYAGVSVGGAVGLQLMLDAPDRLASAALLGTGAVIGSPQEWTTRAAAVRAGGTKALADIAAERWFAAGFVDRQPAVAAALLDALRVTDHQSYAQVCAALAEFDVTDRLVEITTPVLAVAGAEDRATPPECLRQIANGVHAGRLVVLGGTGHLAPAEVPERVADLILGQLGARNTAYAAGFAVRREVLGEDHVDRAVAAKTAFTADFQDMIVRYAWGSIWTRPGLDRRSRSLITLTALVARGHRDELAMHLRAARRNGLTNDEIKELLLQTAIYCGVPEANSAFRIANQVLADYDERKASR; the protein is encoded by the coding sequence GTGACCGTCCCGCGCCTGGTCGGCACCGACTTCGGCGGACCAGCGGAAGCCGACGTGCTACTTCTGGGCCCGTCACTTGGCACCTGCGCAAAGACACTGTGGGCGGCCACCGCCGAACGGCTTGGGAAGCAGGTGCGCGTCGTGGGCTGGGACTTGCCCGGACATGGCGGAAGCCCTGCTGCAGCATCGCCATTCACTATCGCCGAGCTGGCGGCCGCCGTGTTGGCGCTGGCCGATGACGTCACCCGGGCAGGGCAGTTTCACTACGCCGGCGTTTCCGTCGGTGGCGCGGTCGGATTGCAACTGATGCTTGATGCGCCGGATAGGCTGGCGTCGGCAGCCCTGCTGGGCACCGGCGCGGTGATTGGCAGTCCCCAAGAATGGACCACTCGTGCGGCGGCGGTGCGGGCAGGGGGCACCAAGGCACTGGCGGACATTGCGGCTGAGCGCTGGTTCGCCGCGGGGTTTGTCGACCGCCAACCAGCGGTCGCCGCGGCGCTGCTCGACGCGTTGCGTGTCACCGACCACCAGTCATACGCACAGGTATGTGCGGCACTGGCGGAATTCGATGTCACCGACCGGCTCGTCGAGATCACCACGCCCGTCCTGGCGGTCGCTGGCGCCGAGGACCGCGCCACCCCTCCGGAATGCTTGCGGCAGATCGCAAACGGGGTCCATGCTGGTCGGCTGGTGGTGCTCGGTGGAACGGGACATCTAGCTCCCGCGGAGGTGCCCGAGCGAGTCGCCGACCTCATCCTCGGCCAGCTCGGAGCCCGGAACACAGCGTATGCCGCCGGGTTCGCGGTGCGGCGCGAGGTACTCGGCGAGGACCATGTCGACCGCGCCGTCGCCGCGAAGACCGCATTCACCGCCGACTTCCAAGACATGATTGTCCGCTACGCATGGGGCAGCATCTGGACCCGTCCCGGGCTGGACCGGCGGAGCCGGTCGCTGATCACGCTGACCGCGCTGGTCGCCCGCGGCCACCGCGACGAGCTGGCCATGCATCTGCGTGCCGCACGACGCAACGGGCTGACCAACGACGAGATCAAAGAGCTGCTGTTGCAGACGGCGATATACTGCGGTGTGCCCGAAGCGAATTCGGCGTTTCGCATTGCCAACCAGGTGCTCGCCGACTACGACGAACGGAAGGCATCGCGATGA
- a CDS encoding 3-oxoacid CoA-transferase subunit A, translated as MSRAVVCDAAADAVSGTSDGATILVGGFGLAGMPNLLIDALIEQGATDLTIVSNNAGNGDSGLAALLAAGRVRKVICSFPRQPDSYVFNGLYRAGNIALELVPQGNLAERIRAAGAGIGAFFCPTGVGTALAEGRETRTIDGRNYVLEYPIHGDVALIGAHIADRAGNLVYRKTARNFGPVMATAATLTVAEVSRIVEVGQLNPESVVTPCIFVDRIIQR; from the coding sequence ATGAGCCGTGCGGTAGTTTGCGATGCGGCCGCCGACGCGGTCTCGGGAACATCGGATGGGGCAACGATTCTAGTCGGCGGCTTTGGTTTGGCCGGCATGCCGAACCTGCTGATCGATGCGTTAATCGAGCAAGGCGCTACCGACCTGACCATTGTCAGCAACAACGCCGGCAACGGTGACAGCGGGTTGGCCGCGTTGCTGGCCGCCGGTCGAGTGCGCAAGGTGATCTGCTCGTTTCCCCGCCAGCCGGATTCGTATGTGTTCAACGGGCTGTATCGAGCCGGCAACATCGCCCTGGAACTCGTGCCTCAGGGCAATCTCGCCGAGCGCATCCGTGCTGCGGGTGCGGGCATCGGAGCCTTCTTCTGCCCCACCGGGGTCGGTACCGCACTGGCCGAAGGCAGAGAAACACGCACGATTGATGGCCGCAACTATGTGCTCGAGTACCCCATCCACGGTGACGTCGCGCTGATCGGTGCGCACATCGCGGACCGGGCCGGAAACCTGGTGTACCGCAAGACCGCCCGCAACTTCGGGCCCGTGATGGCCACGGCCGCCACGCTAACGGTCGCCGAAGTCTCCCGCATCGTCGAAGTCGGCCAGCTCAACCCAGAGAGCGTCGTCACACCCTGCATTTTCGTCGACCGCATCATCCAGAGGTGA
- a CDS encoding ferredoxin, whose product MATVESDTGTCQGYANCVAAADDYFDIDDDGVVVLLQTDIAESERARVEQAVRSCPVSALRVVE is encoded by the coding sequence ATGGCAACGGTCGAATCCGACACCGGAACTTGCCAGGGCTACGCGAACTGTGTGGCCGCCGCAGATGACTACTTCGATATCGACGACGACGGTGTCGTGGTCTTGCTGCAGACGGACATTGCCGAATCTGAGCGCGCCCGCGTCGAGCAAGCGGTGCGAAGCTGCCCGGTCTCGGCTTTGCGGGTGGTGGAGTGA
- a CDS encoding dihydrodiol dehydrogenase: MTLEWEGERADAEAARRAARELGELETRAVGEAVTIANEFTEVVVRRVDTRNGSRLLITSPKSGQWITLDALEVEALTWQNTHTLAAMVGNMYAPLIPEEGPR; encoded by the coding sequence ATGACTCTCGAGTGGGAAGGCGAGCGTGCAGACGCCGAAGCGGCACGACGGGCCGCACGAGAACTCGGCGAACTTGAAACACGTGCAGTCGGTGAAGCAGTGACGATCGCAAACGAATTCACCGAGGTCGTGGTGCGGCGTGTTGACACCCGTAACGGATCACGACTGCTGATCACATCGCCCAAGTCCGGACAGTGGATCACCCTCGATGCGCTCGAAGTCGAGGCGTTGACCTGGCAGAATACCCACACTCTCGCGGCGATGGTGGGCAACATGTACGCCCCGCTGATTCCCGAGGAGGGCCCGCGATGA
- the pcaH gene encoding protocatechuate 3,4-dioxygenase subunit beta, with the protein MKAAGSQAEVTAQMAMIEASYHRTSIEETQPRLNYPPYRGSQFRHPTKELHDVDPEAIELSAPCFGERDVHPLESDLTSQHGGQPIGERIVVSGQLLDSLGRPVRGQLIEIWQANAGGRYAHKRDQHAAPLDPNFTGVGRCLTDYHGGYRFTTIKPGPYPWRNHHNAWRPAHIHFSVFGHSFTQRMITQMYFPNDPLLALDPIYQSVTDPKARARLVAAYDHDLSIHEWATGYRWDIVLTGNTRTPMESR; encoded by the coding sequence ATGAAGGCAGCCGGAAGTCAGGCCGAGGTCACCGCGCAGATGGCGATGATCGAAGCTAGCTACCACCGGACCTCCATCGAGGAGACCCAGCCACGGCTGAACTATCCGCCCTACCGCGGCAGCCAGTTTCGGCACCCCACCAAGGAACTCCACGACGTGGATCCGGAAGCAATTGAGTTGTCCGCGCCGTGTTTTGGCGAACGCGACGTCCACCCGCTGGAATCGGATCTGACCAGCCAGCACGGCGGTCAGCCGATCGGCGAACGCATCGTCGTTTCAGGGCAGCTCTTGGATAGCCTGGGCCGCCCGGTGCGCGGTCAACTCATCGAGATCTGGCAAGCAAACGCCGGCGGGCGTTACGCCCACAAGCGCGATCAGCATGCGGCCCCGCTGGACCCGAACTTCACCGGTGTCGGCCGCTGCCTGACCGACTACCACGGCGGCTACCGCTTCACCACGATCAAGCCGGGCCCCTATCCATGGCGGAATCATCACAACGCATGGCGGCCGGCGCACATCCATTTCTCAGTGTTTGGACACAGTTTCACGCAGCGGATGATCACCCAGATGTACTTCCCGAACGACCCGTTGCTCGCTCTCGACCCCATCTACCAGTCCGTCACCGACCCGAAAGCCCGGGCTCGGCTGGTGGCCGCCTACGACCACGACCTCAGCATCCATGAGTGGGCCACCGGCTACCGATGGGACATCGTGCTGACCGGCAACACCCGCACCCCCATGGAGTCCCGATGA
- a CDS encoding 3-oxoacid CoA-transferase subunit B yields the protein MTTTTTTSERVEHGDGGPLNRDELAAIIARDIPAGSYVNLGIGAPTRIADHLSPQAGVMLHTENGMLGMGAAANGNDVDPDLVNAGKLPVTEAPGASYFHHADSFAMMRGGHLDICVLGAFQVSQHGDLANWHTGAPDAIPAVGGAMDLAIGAKRVYVMMNLFTKFGAAKLVPACTLPLTGLRCVSRVYTNHAVFDIDRDTGAVRVRETFGITMADLASRMAVTLC from the coding sequence ATGACCACCACAACAACTACCTCCGAGCGGGTTGAGCACGGCGACGGCGGGCCACTGAACCGCGACGAGCTTGCCGCGATCATCGCTCGCGACATCCCCGCGGGGTCCTACGTCAACCTCGGCATCGGAGCGCCCACCCGCATCGCCGACCACCTGTCGCCGCAGGCCGGCGTGATGCTGCACACCGAGAACGGCATGCTTGGCATGGGAGCGGCCGCCAACGGCAATGACGTCGATCCGGATCTGGTCAATGCCGGCAAGCTCCCGGTCACCGAGGCACCCGGGGCGTCCTATTTTCACCATGCCGATTCGTTCGCCATGATGCGCGGTGGTCACCTGGACATCTGCGTACTGGGTGCGTTCCAGGTCAGTCAGCACGGCGATCTGGCCAATTGGCACACCGGTGCGCCGGATGCGATTCCCGCCGTAGGAGGCGCGATGGATCTTGCGATCGGCGCCAAACGGGTGTACGTGATGATGAACCTGTTCACCAAGTTCGGAGCCGCCAAGCTGGTGCCGGCATGCACGCTGCCACTAACCGGGTTGCGTTGTGTCAGCCGCGTATACACCAACCATGCGGTGTTCGACATCGACCGCGACACCGGTGCGGTTCGGGTCCGAGAAACCTTCGGAATCACTATGGCCGATCTCGCCTCGCGGATGGCGGTTACCCTCTGCTAG
- a CDS encoding lyase family protein: protein MTDLLWPGDQRAGDLMNDSAFLAAMLTVETAWLTGLVDAGVAPQAARADLTGLVSDSDAEALAVHAERDGSPVIGLVGLLRQRSGAETARWLHRGLTSQDVIDSALMMCVRDALSAIRAQITQQVSTLAELAETHHTPVLARTLTQPALPSTVGALLANWLSGVLDAAGTLAALPALPVQAGGATGTLAAATELTGSAEVALALAARLAFALGLAAAPPWHTTRTVITRVGDALVTCCDAWAHIANDVATRSRPEIGELAEGNGGRSSTLPHKSNPILSVLIRRAALSAPPLAATLHAASAASVDERSDGGWHAEWATLRTLTRRTVVAGAQASELLAGLTIDAERAATNLAAAGDVLAEQRSMTELSRQSALSGYTGAADRLIDVVLQRARHHIAETK, encoded by the coding sequence ATGACCGACTTGCTCTGGCCGGGCGATCAGCGCGCCGGCGATCTAATGAACGATTCGGCGTTTCTTGCCGCCATGCTAACTGTCGAAACTGCCTGGCTGACTGGGCTTGTCGACGCCGGTGTGGCACCACAGGCCGCTCGTGCGGACCTGACCGGACTGGTATCAGATAGCGATGCCGAGGCGCTTGCCGTGCATGCGGAACGAGACGGCAGTCCGGTGATCGGTCTGGTGGGCCTACTCAGACAACGCAGCGGTGCCGAGACCGCCCGATGGTTGCACCGCGGACTGACGAGCCAGGACGTCATCGACTCCGCACTGATGATGTGCGTGCGCGATGCGCTGTCGGCAATCCGAGCCCAAATCACGCAGCAGGTAAGCACTCTCGCCGAGCTGGCCGAGACGCACCACACGCCGGTCCTGGCCCGCACGCTGACGCAGCCGGCATTGCCAAGCACTGTCGGAGCCCTGCTGGCGAATTGGCTGTCGGGGGTGCTGGACGCCGCCGGAACCCTCGCGGCCCTGCCCGCGCTGCCCGTGCAGGCTGGCGGTGCCACCGGGACCCTCGCCGCAGCGACCGAACTGACCGGGTCGGCCGAGGTAGCTCTCGCGCTGGCCGCCCGGCTGGCGTTCGCACTTGGCTTGGCCGCCGCGCCGCCATGGCACACCACCCGGACGGTAATCACCCGGGTTGGCGACGCGCTGGTCACCTGCTGTGATGCCTGGGCGCACATCGCCAACGATGTCGCGACCCGCAGCCGTCCCGAAATCGGCGAGCTGGCCGAGGGCAACGGCGGCCGCTCGTCGACCCTGCCGCACAAGAGCAATCCGATCCTCTCGGTGCTGATCCGCCGGGCCGCGTTGTCGGCTCCACCGCTGGCCGCGACTCTGCACGCGGCATCGGCAGCCAGTGTCGACGAACGCTCCGACGGTGGGTGGCACGCGGAGTGGGCGACCCTGCGCACCCTCACGCGCCGCACGGTTGTTGCCGGGGCGCAGGCTAGTGAACTGCTGGCCGGGCTAACAATCGACGCCGAACGGGCCGCCACGAATCTCGCTGCAGCCGGCGATGTGCTCGCCGAGCAACGGTCCATGACCGAATTGAGCAGGCAGTCAGCACTTTCCGGCTATACCGGCGCGGCAGATCGCCTCATCGACGTCGTGTTGCAGCGCGCCCGTCACCACATCGCGGAGACGAAGTGA
- a CDS encoding NAD(P)/FAD-dependent oxidoreductase yields MNREAVVIVGASVGGVRTAQALRAADYRGRIVLFSDEPVTPYDKPPLSKGFLAGGVTADDVTLLGHADADRLGIEMRLGCRVTELHLAHNEVKLKSGERLAFRHLVIATGARARPSPWGQPDGVHLLRTLDDSKRLRADLERGGRLVVIGGGFIGAETAATARSMGLTVTLVDPCRVPMERVLGPEIGERFLQLHESKGVTTYFGIGVGGIDGHRGRFRVELTNGRILHADCIVVGIGAIPNDEWLASSGLHIDNGVICDKYLRAVDAPDVFAVGDVCRWQNPRHDRLTRIEHWTNAVDQAAAVAHNITQPSDPVAYDPVEYVWSDQYDWKIRIAGVACLADGRHVEVIGDNAGRFAGLYSPDGRTFAGIVVVNWPRALIAGRKALTERTPYPVIRRALAQLAEARYPTATGAR; encoded by the coding sequence ATGAACCGCGAGGCGGTAGTCATCGTAGGTGCGTCAGTCGGTGGTGTTCGCACCGCGCAGGCGCTGCGTGCCGCAGACTACCGCGGACGGATCGTGCTCTTCAGCGACGAACCGGTGACGCCCTACGACAAGCCACCGCTGTCAAAGGGGTTCCTCGCCGGCGGCGTGACCGCCGATGACGTGACCCTGCTGGGGCATGCGGACGCCGATCGACTGGGGATCGAGATGCGGCTCGGGTGCCGGGTAACTGAACTGCATCTGGCGCACAATGAGGTGAAGCTGAAATCTGGTGAGCGACTGGCATTTCGCCATCTGGTCATCGCGACCGGAGCGCGAGCCCGGCCGTCACCGTGGGGCCAACCCGACGGAGTTCACCTGCTGCGCACCCTCGATGACTCGAAGCGACTGCGCGCGGACCTCGAGCGAGGTGGCCGGCTGGTGGTAATCGGTGGTGGCTTTATCGGCGCCGAAACCGCCGCGACGGCGAGATCGATGGGCCTGACCGTCACCCTCGTTGACCCCTGTCGGGTGCCGATGGAACGCGTGCTCGGACCCGAAATCGGCGAACGATTTCTGCAATTGCACGAAAGCAAAGGTGTCACAACGTATTTCGGAATCGGGGTTGGAGGCATCGACGGACATCGCGGGCGGTTCCGTGTGGAGCTGACCAACGGTCGCATCCTGCATGCCGACTGCATCGTCGTCGGAATCGGCGCGATTCCCAATGATGAGTGGCTAGCCTCCTCCGGTCTGCATATCGACAACGGTGTGATATGCGACAAGTACCTACGCGCGGTGGATGCCCCAGATGTGTTCGCCGTAGGGGATGTCTGCCGCTGGCAGAACCCGCGACACGACCGACTCACCCGCATCGAACACTGGACAAACGCCGTCGATCAGGCCGCGGCCGTAGCGCACAACATCACCCAACCGAGCGACCCGGTTGCCTATGACCCGGTCGAATACGTCTGGAGCGATCAATACGACTGGAAGATCAGGATCGCGGGCGTGGCGTGCCTTGCCGACGGCCGACACGTCGAGGTGATCGGGGACAACGCCGGCCGATTCGCCGGACTGTACAGTCCCGACGGTCGCACATTCGCCGGGATAGTCGTCGTCAACTGGCCGCGCGCACTGATTGCGGGACGCAAAGCACTCACTGAGCGAACACCATATCCGGTGATCAGACGCGCTTTGGCACAGCTTGCTGAGGCCCGGTACCCGACTGCCACGGGGGCCAGATGA
- a CDS encoding class II aldolase/adducin family protein yields the protein MIRTDDLAQQRLLVAQACRVAASRGLVDGTLGHISLRIDERHLLIRCRSDSDTGLACTGADDVRLVCFDGTAGAAGELDGYQVPNEFPIHAETMLSNPRHRAVAHLHPPAVVAVDLAGITIRPIYGAFDIPGAWHARAGVPVYQRSVLIRNTQLGREMVAAMAGRSLLICRGHGIVSAAGTVQQAVLQGISLDRIARMSLRVVSAGGTLREIDEQDWADLPDLRPSLTVDAAWRNELARITQRPPTDYVR from the coding sequence ATGATCCGGACGGATGACCTTGCACAGCAACGCCTGCTGGTCGCGCAGGCGTGCCGAGTTGCGGCTTCGCGTGGGCTGGTCGACGGCACCCTTGGCCATATCAGCCTCCGAATTGATGAGCGACACCTGCTGATCCGCTGCCGCAGCGACAGCGACACCGGACTGGCCTGCACTGGCGCCGATGACGTCCGGCTCGTCTGCTTCGACGGAACCGCCGGTGCGGCAGGCGAGCTCGACGGCTACCAGGTGCCCAACGAGTTCCCGATCCACGCCGAGACCATGCTGTCAAACCCGCGACACCGGGCGGTCGCACATCTGCACCCGCCTGCCGTGGTGGCGGTCGATCTCGCTGGAATCACCATCCGGCCGATCTACGGCGCATTCGATATCCCGGGCGCGTGGCACGCACGCGCCGGGGTGCCGGTCTATCAGCGCTCGGTACTTATCCGCAACACTCAGCTGGGCAGGGAGATGGTGGCGGCGATGGCAGGCCGGTCGCTGCTGATCTGCCGTGGCCACGGAATCGTCAGTGCCGCGGGCACGGTACAGCAGGCGGTGTTACAAGGGATTAGCCTCGACCGAATCGCACGCATGTCGTTGCGAGTGGTCTCCGCCGGCGGAACATTGCGCGAGATTGACGAACAAGATTGGGCCGACCTGCCCGATCTCAGGCCAAGTCTCACCGTCGACGCCGCCTGGCGCAACGAACTTGCTCGCATCACGCAGCGGCCGCCGACGGACTATGTGAGGTGA